The following coding sequences are from one Saccopteryx bilineata isolate mSacBil1 chromosome 3, mSacBil1_pri_phased_curated, whole genome shotgun sequence window:
- the LRRC8C gene encoding volume-regulated anion channel subunit LRRC8C yields MIPVTEFRQFSEQQPAFRVLKPWWDVFTDYLSVAMLMIGVFGCTLQVMQDKIICLPKRVQPSQNYSSVSNVSQAAAGTTPLPPPKPSPTNPVTVEMKGLKTDLDLQQYSFINQMCYERALHWYAKYFPYLVLIHTLVFMLCSNFWFKFPGSSSKIEHFISILGKCFDSPWTTRALSEVSGEDSEEKDNRKNNVSRSNTTQSGPEGNLVNSQSLKSIPEKFVVDKSTAGALDKKEGEQAKALFEKVKKFRLHVEEGDILYAMYVRQTVLKVIKFLIIIAYNSALVSKVQFTVDCNVDIQDMTGYKNFSCNHTMAHLFSKLSFCYLCFVSIYGLTCLYTLYWLFYRSLREYSFEYVRQETGIDDIPDVKNDFAFMLHMIDQYDPLYSKRFAVFLSEVSENKLKQLNLNNEWTPDKLRQKLQTNAHNRLELPLIMLSGLPDTVFEITELQSLKLEIIKNVMIPATIAQLDNLQELSLHQCSVKIHSAALSFLKENLKVLSVKFDDMRELPPWMYGLRNLEELYLVGSLSHDISKNVTLDSLRDLKSLKILSIKSNISKIPQAVVDVSSHLQKMCIHNDGTKLVMLNNLKKMTNLTELELVHCDLERIPHAVFSLLSLQELDLKENNLKSIEEIVSFQHLRKLTVLKLWHNSITYIPEHIKKLSSLERLSFSHNKIEVLPSHLFLCNKIRYLDLSYNDIRFIPPEIGVLQSLQYFSITCNKVESLPDELYFCKKLKTLKIGKNSLSVLSPKIGNLQFLSYLDVKGNHFEILPPELGDCRALKRAGLVVEDALFETLPSDVREQMKTE; encoded by the coding sequence GTCATGCAAGACAAGATAATTTGCCTTCCAAAACGAGTTCAGCCGTCTCAGAACTACTCTTCTGTTTCGAATGTCTCTCAAGCAGCGGCCGGAACCACCCCGCTGCCTCCGCCGAAGCCATCTCCGACTAACCCCGTCACTGTGGAAATGAAGGGACTGAAGACAGACCTGGACCTTCAGCAGTACAGTTTTATAAACCAGATGTGCTATGAGCGAGCCCTCCACTGGTATGCCAAATATTTCCCTTACCTTGTCCTCATCCACACCCTGGTCTTCATGCTCTGCAGCAACTTTTGGTTCAAATTCCCTGGCTCCAGCTCCAAAATAGAACATTTCATCTCCATCCTGGGGAAGTGTTTTGACTCTCCCTGGACCACACGGGCTTTATCAGAAGTGTCCGGGGAGGACTCAGAAGAGAAGGACAACAGGAAGAACAATGTGAGCAGGTCTAACACCACCCAGTCTGGTCCAGAAGGCAACCTGGTCAACTCTCAGTCGTTAAAGTCAATTCCTGAGAAGTTTGTGGTAGACAAGTCCACTGCCGGGGCTCTGGATAAGAAAGAAGGGGAGCAAGCCAAGGCCTTATTTGAGAAGGTGAAGAAGTTCAGGCTGCATGTAGAAGAAGGTGATATACTATATGCTATGTACGTTCGCCAGACTGTACTTAAAGTTATCAAATTCCTAATCATCATTGCATATAATAGTGCCCTGGTTTCCAAGGTCCAATTTACAGTGGACTGTAATGTTGATATTCAGGACATGACTGGATATAAGAACTTTTCTTGCAACCATACCATGGCACACTTATTCTCAAAACTCTCCTTCTGCTACCTGTGCTTTGTAAGTATCTATGGACTGACATGCCTTTACACCTTATACTGGCTGTTCTACCGATCTCTAAGGGAGTACTCTTTTGAGTATGTCAGGCAGGAGACTGGAATCGATGATATTCCAGACGTGAAAAATGACTTTGCTTTTATGCTTCACATGATAGATCAATATGACCCTCTATATTCCAAGAGGTTTGCAGTGTTCCTGTCTGAAGTGAGTGAAAACAAATTAAAGCAGTTGAACTTAAATAATGAGTGGACTCCTGATAAACTGAGGCAGAAGCTACAGACAAATGCTCACAACCGGCTGGAACTGCCTCTGATCATGCTTTCTGGCCTTCCAGACACTGTGTTTGAAATTACGGAGCTACAGTCTCTAAAGCTGGAGATCATTAAGAACGTAATGATACCAGCCACCATTGCGCAGCTGGACAATCTCCAAGAGCTCTCCCTACACCAGTGCTCGGTCAAAATCCACAGCGCGGCCCTCTCTTTCCTGAAGGAGAACCTCAAAGTCTTGAGCGTCAAGTTTGATGATATGAGAGAGCTACCCCCCTGGATGTATGGACTCCGGAATCTGGAAGAACTGTACCTGGTTGGCTCTCTAAGTCACGATATTTCCAAAAATGTCACCCTTGATTCTCTACGAGATCTCAAAAGCCTTAAAATCCTCTCTATCAAAAGCAACATTTCCAAAATCCCTCAGGCAGTGGTTGATGTTTCCAGCCACCTCCAAAAGATGTGTATTCATAACGATGGCACCAAGCTGGTGATGCTCAACAATTTAAAGAAGATGACCAATCTGACAGAGCTGGAGCTGGTCCACTGTGACCTGGAGCGCATTCCTCATGCTGTGTTCAGCCTGCTCAGCCTCCAGGAACTGGACCTCAAGGAAAATAATCTGAAATCTATAGAAGAAATTGTGAGCTTCCAGCACTTGAGGAAGTTAACAGTGCTGAAACTCTGGCATAACAGCATCACCTATATCCCAGAGCATATAAAGAAGCTCAGCAGCCTGGAGCGCCTGTCCTTCAGTCACAACAAAATAGAGGTGCTGCCCTCCCACCTCTTCCTATGCAACAAAATCCGATACCTGGACTTATCCTACAACGATATTCGCTTTATCCCACCAGAAATTGGCGTTCTACAAAGTTTACAGTATTTTTCCATCACTTGTAACAAAGTGGAGAGCCTTCCAGATGAACTCTATTTCTGCAAGAAACTTAAAACTTTGAAGATTGGGAAAAACAGCTTGTCAGTACTTTCACCAAAAATTGGAAATTTACAATTTCTTTCCTACTTAGATGTCAAAGGCAATCACTTTGAAATCCTCCCTCCCGAACTGGGCGACTGTCGCGCTCTGAAGAGAGCTGGTTTAGTTGTGGAAGATGCTCTGTTTGAAACGCTGCCTTCCGATGTCCGGGAGCAAATGAAAACAGAAtaa